The Globicephala melas chromosome 20, mGloMel1.2, whole genome shotgun sequence genome contains a region encoding:
- the CBX8 gene encoding chromobox protein homolog 8, whose protein sequence is MELSAVGERVFAAEALLKRRIRKGRMEYLVKWKGWSQKYSTWEPEENILDARLLAAFEEREREMELYGPKKRGPKPKTFLLKAQAKAKAKTYEFRSDSARGIRIPYPGRSPQELASTSRAREGLRNMGLSPPGSSSTCRVEPPRDRDRERERERERERGASRTDDKPSSPGDSSKKRGPKPRKELLDPSQRPLGEPSDGLGDYLKGRKLDDTASGAGKFPAGHSVIQLARRQDSDLAQCGVASPSPAEATGKLAVDTFPARVIKHRAAFLEAKGQGTLDPGGPRVRHGSGTPSSVGGLYRDMGAQGGRPSLIARIPVARILGDPEEESWSPSLTNLEKVVVTDVTSNFLTVTIKESNTDQGFFKEKR, encoded by the exons ATGGAGCTTTCAGCGGTGGGGGAGCGGGTGTTCGCGGCCGAAGCCCTCCTGAAGCGGCGCATACGGAAA GGACGCATGGAATACCTCGTGAAATGGAAGGGCTGGTCGCAGAA GTACAGCACATGGGAACCTGAAGAAAACATCCTGGATGCTCGCCTGCTCGCAGCCTTTGAGGAAAG GGAACGAGAGATGGAGCTCTATGGCCCCAAAAAGCGAGGACCCAAACCCAAAACCTTCCTGCTCAAG GCCCAAGCCAAGGCAAAGGCCAAAACTTACGAGTTCCGAAGTGACTCGGCCCGAGGCATTCGGATCCCCTATCCCGGCCGCTCACCCCAAGAACTGGCCTCTACTTCCCGGGCCCGTGAGGGCCTTCGGAACATGGGTCTTTCGCCACCGGGGAGCAGCAGCACCTGCCGAGTGGAGCCCCCTCGGGACCGTGAtcgagagagggagagggaacgAGAGCGTGAACGGGGTGCTAGCCGCACAGATGACAAACCCAGCTCGCCAGGCGACAGCTCCAAGAAGCGAGGTCCCAAGCCCCGGAAAGAGCTCCTGGACCCCTCACAAAGGCCCTTGGGAGAACCCAGTGATGGCCTTGGAGATTACCTCAAGGGCAGGAAGCTGGACGACACTGCTTCCGGGGCAGGAAAGTTCCCAGCTGGCCACAGTGTGATCCAGCTGGCTCGAAGGCAGGACTCGGACCTGGCCCAGTGTGGTGTGGCCAGCCCCAGCCCGGCTGAGGCCACGGGCAAGCTGGCTGTGGACACCTTTCCAGCCAGGGTCATAAAGCACAGGGCCGCCTTCCTGGAGGCCAAAGGCCAGGGCACCCTGGACCCTGGTGGCCCCCGGGTCCGGCATGGCTCAGGCACCCCCAGCTCTGTGGGGGGCTTGTATCGGGACATGGGGGCCCAAGGGGGAAGGCCCTCCCTCATCGCCAGGATCCCAGTGGCCAGAATCCTGGGGGACCCAGAGGAAGAATCCTGGAGCCCCTCTCTGACCAACTTGGAGAAGGTGGTGGTCACCGACGTGACCTCAAACTTTTTGACCGTCACAATTAAGGAAAGTAACACGGACCAAggcttttttaaagagaaaagatga